Sequence from the Pongo pygmaeus isolate AG05252 chromosome 23, NHGRI_mPonPyg2-v2.0_pri, whole genome shotgun sequence genome:
CTGCGCCACCTCATTGTCCAGTACCTGCCTCGCCTGGACAAACTGCTCCAGGAGCATGACATTGGTAAGGCGCCCCTGAGCCACTGGCTCCCATTCTGCAGCTTGGAGGACTCAGGCGGGTGGCCAAGTAGGGATGGGGCACAGCCCCCCAACCATGGTCTTTGTCACTATTTTGTTCTCTGGtgttccctgccccctcccctcctttgCTCTTGAGCAGGGAGGACCTTGCTGCAGTTCTGGGGAGGGAGGTTTCCGCCACCTCCTCCCCAGCGGCTTTGGCTCCTGTGTTTACAGAGCTGTCCCTGATCACACTGCACTGGTTCCTCACGGCCTTCGCCAGCGTGGTGGACATCAAACTGCTCCTGCGCATCTGGGACCTGTTTTTCTACGAGGGCTCCCGGGTGCTGTTCCAGCTCACGCTGGGCATGCTGCACCTCAAGGTGCTCCACGGCCCCACTTCAGGCTGAGGAGTAGGAGCCCGAGAGGGGGGCAGGGGAGCGAGAGACCTCCCTGGGCCAGGCAAGACCAGCCCCCTGGCCCCTGACAACCGTGCCAAGGCAAACAGGTCCCTGAGGATGGGGGTTGGGATCAGCTCAGTGCCACGTCCCTGCAGTGACAACCTTCTTCCCCCATCCTGCCCTGGCATGGCCCAGGAGGAAGAGCTGATCCAGTCAGAGAACTCGGCCTCCATCTTCAACACACTATCGGATATCCCGTCGCAGATAGAGGATGCGGAGCTGCTTCTGGGGGTGGCCATGCGGCTGGCCGGCTCCCTCACCGATGTGGCCGTGGAGACTCAGCGCCGCAAGCACCTGGCCTATCTCATTGCAGACCAGGGCCAGCTCCTGGGGGCCGGCACCCTCACCAACCTCTCTCAGGTGGCCCAGGATCGGGGGGCCACACCTTGGCCCACAGCACACGGGGAGAAGGGGGTCATCTTGAAGTTCAGAGCGCGGGGGCTGTGGGAAACAAACCAGCCCTTCCTGCTCTGCCCCCCAGCCTGGCCCAGTCAGACCACAGCTGTGGGGTGACCCAGGCCTCCTCGGGCTTTGTGAACCTCAGGTTCTGACCCTAGCACAGTTTTGGAGGAAGGCAGACCCAGCTCTGAACTGATTATCTGTTTTCAATTCTCGGAGCCAGCATCAGAGGCCATTTCAGATGAGACAGTATAAGCCAAGGGCTTGGTGGGTTCTCTTCCTCCTGGGGGCCAGGACTGCCCTGACCCACTCCTCATGGTACAGGTTGTTCGCCGCAGGACCCAGCGGAGGAAGTCCACCATCACTGCTCTGCTCTTCGGTGAGAGCTCTGCGGGTGCCAGGCAGTGTGGGCATGCGGGAGTCTGTCCTCACGCTCATGTGGACGTGGAGCTTCCTCCTCGGGGGCCTGGAGTGGGCCGTGGTCACCATTGCTCTCTGGGCCTCCTAGGGGAGGATGACCTGGAGGCACTCAAGGCCAAGAACATCAAGCAGACGGAACTGGTGGCTGACCTCAGGGAAGCCATCCTGCGTGTGGCACGCCACTTCCAGTGCACAGACCCCAAAAACTGCAGTGTGGTGAGTCGCCAGCTCCCTGGGCTGCTACCAAACACAGCCCTAACTCCTCCAACCCCCTTGGTGGGCATGTGTTCACTGTGGCAGGAGCTGACTCCAGACTATAGCATGGAGAGCCACCAGCGGGACCACGAGAACTACGTGGCGTGTTCACGCAGCCACCGGCGCCGAGCCAAGGCCCTGCTGGACTTTGAGCGGCACGACGATGACGAGCTGGGCTTCCGCAAGAACGACATCATCACAGTGCGTGGGGCGCTGGACTACCAGGTCCTCAGGCTGTGGCGGGttccccagcctccctccacCAAGCCCCACCCCAACCCCTTTCCCTGTCAAGAGCTTCTCTTGTGAAGATGTAGGGGGTCTTGGACTGGCCTAGTTGCTGAGGAGTCATATCGGGGGTGCAGGAGGCGCTGGCCCAGGGTACCCAGCTTTGGTTCCTGCTGTTTTTCCTCCTGTGCAGATCGTGTCTCAGAAGGACGAGCACTGCTGGGTGGGGGAGCTCAACGGCCTACGAGGTGGGGTCCTTGGTCTGCTCTTGagctgggagagggaggagggggtgggCACAGAAGACTTGGGTGGCCCTGGCCACTGCCAGGCCGTTCTCCTCTATACCCCTGCCTGGCTTGAGGTCCCTGAAGCAGCTGAGCGGGCTTCccgctgcctcagcctgcctgcGGGCTGTGTCTGCTCTGTCCTCGGCCCTCGTGGTTGCTCCTTACAGGGCCTGTTTTTCCCACAGGCTGGTTTCCAGCCAAGTTCGTGGAAGTCCTGGATGAGCGCAGCAAAGAGGTGAGGGGGTGGGCGGGCTAGGCATGGCTGGCACCCTTCTAGCCAGGGCCTGTGTCCCCAGTGAGTCCTGGCCTGTAGCATGGcagagaggacagaggagggTGACTGGCTGCAGGCCTCAGGCAGGGCTTTCTCAGACCCATCCCTCCCATCAGTACTCCATCGCGGGGGACGACTCGGTGACGGAGGGCGTCACAGACCTCGTGCGAGGGACCCTCTGCCCGGCCCTTAAGGCCCTGTTCGAACATGGACTGAAGAAGCCATCCCTGCTTGGGGGCGCCTGCCACCCCTGGCTGTTTATCGAGGAGGTAAGTCAGTGGCTGGGCCCATGACCCCCACCCTGCACCAGCCCTGCTGTGCCCCCTAGTCCCCATCTTAGGCCCTTCCTGCCCTACAGAGAGGATGGGAAGAGCTGGCAGGGTGGTGACGGGTGCCCAGTCAGCCCCAAGGGCTTTGAACCAGCATCTTCCTGTCCCTACACTCACACCGTGTGCTGTCCCCACAGGCTGCAGGCCGGGAGGTCGAGAGAGACTTTGCCTCCGTGTATTCCCGCCTGGTGCTCTGTAAGACCTTCAGGTAACTGGGCCCGGGTTCTTCTGGTGGGGTCACCAGCAGTGGGAGGGCGGGGCCTAACCCAGCCCCGGCACCCCAGGAGCTTTGGTGCCCCCTCAGGTTGGATGAAGATGGCAAGGTCCTGACCCCGGAGGAGCTGCTCTACCGGGTAAGGAGGGCCTCCTCTGCCAGACCCTAGAGACCTCTCGGGTTAGCCTGTGGGGGAGCCTGAGTGACAGCTGACGGTGCTGTCCCCAGGCTGTGCAGTCTGTGAACGTGACCCACGATGCAGTGCACGCACAAATGGATGTGAAGCTCCGCTCACTGATCTGCGTGGGGCTCAAGTGAGTGTGGAAAAGGGGTtggaggaggccctggagtggggGGACCCAGCCCAGCATCAGGGGGGTCCTTACAGGGAACCCTAAAGGACAAAGAACCTCAGGGGCTCAGGTCCTTCCCCAAAGAGGGTGGTCTGGGAGCTGCTGAGAGACAGGTCGGAGGCTTCCACCATGGCTGCAGCCAGAAGGGCCTGGAGCTGCCCCCTGCTCCCCACTCCTGGCCATGTCCCCAGTGAGCAGGTGCTGCACCTGTGGCTGGAGGTGCTCTGCTCCAGCCTGCCCACAGTGGAGAAGTGGTACCAGCCCTGGTCCTTCCTGCGCAGCCCGGGCTGGGTCCAGATCAAGTGTGAGCTCCGGTGAGGACCTTACTGGGCTTGGGGGATGGAGGTGGGGCGGGAAGGGCTGGCTGGGGGTGACAAGAGCCTTACCACCCCCTCCTCACCTCTAGAGTCCTCTGCTGCTTTGCCTTCAGCCTCTCCCAGGACTGGGAGCTCCCTGCGAAGAGAGAGGTGGGTGGTGTGGGCCTCATAGGGCCTCCACTGATGGAGCTGCCCAAACTGTTTGCGGGGTGGCTAAGGTGGGAACCCGTAGTGCTGGTGTCAGCGGTTAGGAACCACCCCGGCCATGCCCAAGGCCTGTGAGGTGAGGGGCTGCCCTGTTTGCAGGCACAGCAGCCCCTGAAGGAGGGCGTCCGGGACATGCTGGTGAAGCACCACCTCTTCAGCTGGGATGTGGACGGGTGACCCCCTACTCCTCAGGCCTGCGTCTGAGGTGGCCCAGGACCCCAAGCTGCAGAGCCCAGGAAAGAGCAGCTCCAGAGCCCTGGCCAGGGCCCCAGGATATCAGGCTGCCCCACTCCACGTTCCCCAGCACATCCCAGGTGGTGGGAGCAGAGGGTGCCCTACCCCACCAGGGTCCTTAGGGATGCTCTAGGCCAAACCACAGTTTGTACCAAAAACCTTGTGAGGAGGTGGGGGAGCCATGTCTGTGCCAGTCTTTGCTCAGGAAGAGGGAAGGGGATGGGGGTGGCTAGTAGGCTCCTGGACTCTTTGGTTTATAAATAAACTGTGTGTTTGAGAAAGCACCTCCCTGTCTTCTGTGCAGCTAGGGCTGCAGAGCTGTATTCATGTCCAAGGTTCTGCCCTTCCTTGAGTGGTCTAGAAGGCACTGCCTGGCCCCTCCGATGCTGGGACACAACAGACCCAGGACCCAGCTGTGCTACCCACCCCTTCCATGGACTGAGTAAGATGGACTAACAggcctgtgtttttgtttttattttaaaaagttcacaCACCTTCCCCATCTTTATCCCAGCACTGGTTTTGGTGACTCCACCCCTGCTCCCCTATGAGTCAGCCCAGAATGTGAAGCCAGTGGCCCCAGGGCAGGAGCTGGCCACAACCTCATGGCCACCCCTCAGCCCCACAGCAGGGTGAAGCTGGGCCCGAAGCTCCTCCTGTCCTAGGGCCACGCTGGCTGCAGTGAGGTGGCAGGGACGGAATGTGAGTGGGTGGAGAGCTCCTGGCAGGAAGGCCAGGTAGCACCTCTGCCCTCATGGCACTGATAAGGAGCCAGGAAGCAGGGCAGGTGGGGCACAGGCCGTGGCAGGGTACCTACATGTCAATCACACGTGATGGGTGGGCCTGGGTAGGTGCATGCCAGACTGGACCCCAGACTGTGGCACACAGCTCAAGGGTAACCTTGCATCCAGCCCCCAGGAGCCGTGGCCTTCCAGGCCCTTCTGTGAGAGTAGGATGGGAGGGAGTTGCACCCATCTCCtgtccccccccccccaaaaatatatgtctatatgtatgttGATATATAATATAGAGAGGTATATACACCTGTACAGAAAATTGTTGCCACCAACCAACCACTAAATGGTTACACTACACCAAGACACTAAAATGGCAGGGAGCCCCATCGCAGGAAGCCCTGGGACCCGGGGGTTGGCAGACATGGGGAATAGGGGGTAGAGGCCCAGGCTAATTTCTCCCTTCACAGCAAagcagggagagaaaggaaggagattcACCCCTTAACCTGTCTCAGCCCTGGGTCAGAAGAGAAGCCTCCTGGCCGGGCTTCACTACCTTAGCCAAATTGTAGCCAGACACTGGCCCCTGACCCTGACCAGGTGTCCAAAACCCCAGCGTGAGAGCCAGGGCTGCTCTCCTCTGCTCTGGGTGGGACTGAACCAGGAGTAGGGGCTTCTCTGTTCTAGCCTCCCAGGGAAGGGAAAAAGCAGGAGCTGTGATTGTCAAGACTCACAACCATGTGGAGAGGCCGAATCACGCAGGAGAGCCACGCACTGGAGTACCCCGGCTCCtagccccttccccacccccagtctTGAGCCAGAGAGCTACAAGCAGGAATCCCAGTGCAGCTGCAAATCATGGCCATCAAGGAAGTCTGTGGAGAAGAGGCTGGGGGCTGTGGTGCTGAGGGGGGCCAGGCTCAGCACGGTACCACCTGATGACAGCTCCAGCCAGTCCATGCTGTCCAGGTGGCCATCAGCCAGGTCCAGGCCCATGGTGCTGCTGGGCTCAGGAACAAAGTGCAATTCAGAGGTGTCCATGGGTGACGGGGGGTGGTCCAGGATGGCAGTGCTGCTCAGCATCTGGCTATGGAGGTCGTCAATGAGGGAAAGGGGCTCTGGCCCCTCATGCCCACTGGTCAGCAGGGGCAGCCCCGTGCTGCTCTCCAGGAAGTCCTCCAAGCGCCCAGGGAGGGAGGGTGAGCCTGGGGGAGGTGGGGCAGCCTGGGGGAGCTCAGCAGAAGGGGACAGCTGTGCTGCCAGGGGGGACCCACAGACTGTCTTCGGGGATGGTGGCTCCTTGAAATCTGCTGAAATTTCTGCCAATCAAGAGAGTAAATAGATATCAGAAACCAAGCCTgtatatctacatgcaaaagaatgaaggtgGACCCCAACCTcacaccatttacaaaaatatttgcaaatcacgtaCTTGATAAAGAAGTGATATCCGGAATACACAGAGAACTTgtaaactcaacaacaaaaaaccaaacttgAATCAAGAATGGgtaaaggatttgaacagacatttttccaaagatgataaacaaatggccaacagcaCATGAAAACAGCTCAATATTACTAGTCATGAGGGAGACCACAGTGAGATACACCTCAAACCCACTGGAGTGGCtactataaaattaaatttttaagaaagtgttggtgaggatacagAGAAACTGGAGCCCTTGTGCCCTgtggtagaaatgcaaaatggtgcagctgctatgaaaaacagtatggaggttcctccaaCACTTAAAAatggagttaccatatgatctagcaattccactgctgggcatatacccaaaagaattggaaGCAGGGTCTCAGCTATTTGTACACAGGTGTTGATAAGTGCATTCGCAACAGTAAAATGTAGAAGCAACctatgtccatcaatggatgaaggAATTGATACTATGCTTAGTGCAACAGCCTGTCACAAAAGACAATTCAAGATTGCActtagtcaaaatcatagagacagaaagtagaatggcagTTGTTACCAGCTGGCGGAAGGGCCAAATGggaagttactgtttaatggggaTAGTTTCAGTTTTACGAGATCAAGAGAAAGGGAGACGGATGGCAGTGATGGCTGCacacattatgaatgtatttaatactactgaactgtgcacttaaaaatggttacaatgggctgggtgcagtggctcacacctgtaatcccagcactttgggaagccaagtggggtggattacttgaggtcaggagttcgagaccagccaggccaacatggtgaaaccccgacctctactaaaaatacaaaaattagctgggcatggtggtgcacgtctgtaatcccagctactcaggaggctgaggtaggagaatggcttgaacccgggaggcggaggttgcagtgagccaagattacaccactgcactccaacctgggggacagagtgacaccctgtctcaaaaaaaaaaaaaaaagttatgatggattgggcacagtggctcacacctatcatggcagcactttgggaggccgggacaGGAGGATTGGCTtcaagccaggagtttgacagcagcctgggcaacaaggcaagaccccatctttatcaaaaaacaacaaaaaaaggtaaattttaggtgtattttaccacaattttttttttttttttgagacttgagtctcactgttgcccaggctgcagtgcagtggggcaatcttggctcactgcaacctccgcctcctgttttcaggcaattctcctgcctcaccctcctgagattacaggcatgtgccaccacaccgggctaattttttcaccatgttggtcaagctggtctcgaactctcgacctcgtgatccgcctgccttggcctcccaaagtgctgggactataggcgcccaccaccatgcccaaataattttgttgtattttttagtaaagacggggtttcaccatgttagccaggatggtctcgatctcctgaccttgtgatttgcctgcctcagcctcccaaagtgctgggattacaggtgtgagccaccatgcccagccgatttatcacaatttttaaaaaataaaaaaaatgtgcaaaggactCGGCCATTCTCCaatagaagatacacaaatggtcaggcagcacatgaaaagatgctccacgtCACTAAatgacagaaatgcaaactaagataccacttcacacccattaggatggcttgtatcaaaaaattgaaaataagaagtgctggtgaggaggtgaagaaactggaacccttgtgcattgctagTGTGAATGTAAAACGTAACAGCTGCAGTGGAAACAGTTtagtgattcctcaaaaagttaaacacagaagtTACCATATGaggccaggcgcgttggctcatgcGTGTactcctatcactttgggaggccgaggcgggcagactgcctgagctcaggagttcaaaaccagcctgggcaacacaatgaaaccccgtctctactaaaaaatacaaaaaaaattgaccgggcgtggcggtgggtgcctgtagtcccagctactcgagaggctgaggcaggagaattgcttgaacctgagaggcagaggttgcagtgagccaagatcgcgctactgcactccaacctgggcaacagagtgagactccgtctccgaggaaaaaaaaaaaaagaaattaccatatgatccggcAATTCCAGCCCTAGGTTTATGCccagaactgaaagcagggactcaagaCAGACACTTGCACACCGACATTCACAACatccaaaaggtggaaacagcccaGGTGTCCAgccacagatgaatggatgaagaaaatgtggtgtatccaCACCACGGGGTATgactcagcctttaaaaagagtgaaattctgacacatgctgcaacacAGATGGaccctgaggacattatgctgagtgaaataagccagacacagaaggacaaattgTGATTCCACTTCTGTGAGGTCCCCAcgataggcaaatccatagagaaaaTGGGATGGGGACTGCCAAGGGCTGGAGttggggagaatggggagttactgtCTAATGCGTACAGTTTCCCTATGGGGTGATGAAGTTCTGGAGTGGATAGGGGTGAcagttgcacaacactgtgaatggaCCTAATACctctgaattgtacatttaaaaaatggttagaaTGGCAAATTTTATTATCTCACCACaactaaaaaaagaattatgcaaAAACCAGGCCTGCTCCCCATCCCTGTGGGTTCTGGCCCCTCCTGTCCCGGCAGAATGCACTCTTTGCCCTGCAGCCACTCTCACCAGGCAAGGAGGTCGCTGCCTGCCCAGCTGCCACCACCTGCCCAGACCTCTCTCTTCAAACACCTGCTTCTGGCATCACTGCCACCTCTTGGGCCACTTTTCAGTGTCCCTTTGGCGGCAGGCAGCACCCACACCCAccatctccctttctctgccATCCCTTAGAAGCTAGAGTTCAAAGCCTGTTCCCTTTTCCTTCTTGAACAATCTCTCTGGGGTAGCACCTCCTTCCCTTGGAACCTCCTGAAGCTCACGCCAAGGCCTCGCTCCTGAGCGCCCAGCCCAGCCGTCCTCACAGCAGGTCCCATACCTGCCACCTCAGTGCCACCTGTACTGGTGAGAGATGCGCCTCAGAGCCCAAGGACCCAGGGATTCTCCCTAAGGCTTGAGAATTGCAGACCTCACAGGAACCCCAGTGAGTGAGCTCTTGtcttaaattgaaataaaattcacaCAACATCAAGTCCACTCTGGTAGAGCTGTGGTTCCACGCTGAGCTCCCACTTTGCCTGCACCCCTCAgccgctcctcctcctcctgaagCCACTGAGACACTCAGAAGTCCACGCTCACCGCCCAGCGTCGGCACCACAGGCCCAGCCTTCTTGCCTGCTGCCGCCAGTGAGCTCCTCCCCAGGACCATCTCGGGGTCGTCTGGGATCTTCCACTCCCAGCTGGGTCCCCTCACACAGACGCGCGCTGTCTCCTGCCCAGCATCTGCCctacctccttcctcccttctgcaGGGGAACCTCTCAGGGAGCTCTACAGCTGCCCACACCCTACTCCCAGGCCTCTCATGGACTTCCTGTTGTGCCCATGATGCCTGCTTCCATGTCCAGGCCTCGGTCCTCAGCTCCCTTGGCCATGGCTGGCTTCCAGGACACTGCACCCTTGCCACTGCTTGTCCTCCCAACCCCCAAGGCTGGGCTTAGCCTCAACCTCTGCTCCCCCATCTCACACCCTGggcagcctcccagctgcaacTGCCAATCTAGATGTGACAATACCCCAACTCCTGCCTCCAGCCCCGACCTCTCTCACAAAGGCCACTTGATGTCAACTGTCCCTGTGAACCCTCCATTTGGTCTCGTGACACACCCCATCAGGGACTGCGCAATGTGGTCCCACACGTGCCCCCTCCCCAGCTCACCCCATCAATGGCCACTCCACCCTGGCCCTTCAGGCCACAGCCCCTGAAGTCATCCTTGGctgttccttccctctccccccacctcATCCATAAAGACACCAACCTGGCTCTCTCCAAATGGGGCTGACTCCAGCCGCTCCTCTGCCTGCCACTGCTGCCTGCTGGGCCATAGCCCAGCTCTCCAGCCACCCCCAACCAGGGGCTCCCTGCTTCTGCCCTTGCATGGCTACTATCACCTGGGTCCTGCATCAGACCAGGCCTTTTCTGCTCAAGGTTGTGCGATGGCTTCCCACACAATGGGGCCAAAGCCACCCTGCCCTGGTGCCCAGGAGGCCACGCATGCTCTGGCCACAAAGGCCTTCTTCCCCTttcctcaactccactccaacccgCCAGGCACTCCCAAGGCCGCACAGATGCACACAGCTGCCCCTGCTCACAGGAGACATCCCAGACCTTCCCCACCAGGCTCCCCAgacctctccctcccctccatttTTGTCCTAAGGCTCCTCTCGGATCTTCCATATGATCTGcttatttcttatatttgttgTCCACCTCCCCAGGCTGCACTGTGAGCTCCACAAGGGCAAATGTCTCTTCTGTTCATTGGCAGGCGAGGGCCTTGGGGCAGTGCTCCCAGCTGAAGGACAGCACTTTCCCTGTTCCTCTCACCCAGGCCTTGGAGACAGGAGGGCTCACAGCCACCACTGCACCCACAATGCTTGCCCGAGACTGGTCACGCACGGAAGCattcaataaaaacaaaccaacccaGGGCTACAGACACCTAAGAACAGAGAAGGCCGTCAGGGAGGCAGCAGGGGACCTAGGGTTACCTCCGCTCTGAATCAGAATGTCAAACAGGTCATCCATCTGCTGGCTTGAGGAACCATTTTCCTGtgggacaaaggaaaaaaaaaaaaagataaaaatcttgaATGGGGGCTCCCAGCCTGCACTACAAATGAggcccctccctctgccccagaATAAGCAGCCAGATCCACAGCACCCATGGGCATGCCCGGACTCCTGGAGCCCGTCCCCTAACGACCCACTCCCCAAGGCCTCTCTGACCCTGAAGCTGGGCTTCACCTGC
This genomic interval carries:
- the SGSM3 gene encoding small G protein signaling modulator 3 isoform X2, yielding MSALQPADLHSSGSHTPACGPFSALTPSIWPQEILAKYTQKEESAEQREFYYDEFGFRVYKEEGDEPGSSLLANSPLMEDAPQRLRWQAHLEFTHNHDVEDLTWDKIAVSLPRSEKLRSLVLAGIPHGMRPQLWMRLSGALQKKRNSELSYREIVKNSSNDETIAAKQIEKDLLRTMPSNACFASMGSIGVPRLRRVLRALAWLYPEIGYCQGTGMVAACLLLFLEEEDAFWMMSAIIEDLLPASYFSTTLLGVQTDQRVLRHLIVQYLPRLDKLLQEHDIELSLITLHWFLTAFASVVDIKLLLRIWDLFFYEGSRVLFQLTLGMLHLKEEELIQSENSASIFNTLSDIPSQIEDAELLLGVAMRLAGSLTDVAVETQRRKHLAYLIADQGQLLGAGTLTNLSQVVRRRTQRRKSTITALLFGEDDLEALKAKNIKQTELVADLREAILRVARHFQCTDPKNCSVELTPDYSMESHQRDHENYVACSRSHRRRAKALLDFERHDDDELGFRKNDIITIVSQKDEHCWVGELNGLRGWFPAKFVEVLDERSKEYSIAGDDSVTEGVTDLVRGTLCPALKALFEHGLKKPSLLGGACHPWLFIEEAAGREVERDFASVYSRLVLCKTFRLDEDGKVLTPEELLYRAVQSVNVTHDAVHAQMDVKLRSLICVGLNEQVLHLWLEVLCSSLPTVEKWYQPWSFLRSPGWVQIKCELRVLCCFAFSLSQDWELPAKRELGLQSCIHVQGSALP
- the SGSM3 gene encoding small G protein signaling modulator 3 isoform X6, with translation MSGSHTPACGPFSALTPSIWPQEILAKYTQKEESAEQREFYYDEFGFRVYKEEGDEPGSSLLANSPLMEDAPQRLRWQAHLEFTHNHDVEDLTWDKIAVSLPRSEKLRSLVLAGIPHGMRPQLWMRLSGALQKKRNSELSYREIVKNSSNDETIAAKQIEKDLLRTMPSNACFASMGSIGVPRLRRVLRALAWLYPEIGYCQGTGMVAACLLLFLEEEDAFWMMSAIIEDLLPASYFSTTLLGVQTDQRVLRHLIVQYLPRLDKLLQEHDIELSLITLHWFLTAFASVVDIKLLLRIWDLFFYEGSRVLFQLTLGMLHLKEEELIQSENSASIFNTLSDIPSQIEDAELLLGVAMRLAGSLTDVAVETQRRKHLAYLIADQGQLLGAGTLTNLSQVVRRRTQRRKSTITALLFGEDDLEALKAKNIKQTELVADLREAILRVARHFQCTDPKNCSVELTPDYSMESHQRDHENYVACSRSHRRRAKALLDFERHDDDELGFRKNDIITIVSQKDEHCWVGELNGLRGWFPAKFVEVLDERSKEYSIAGDDSVTEGVTDLVRGTLCPALKALFEHGLKKPSLLGGACHPWLFIEEAAGREVERDFASVYSRLVLCKTFRLDEDGKVLTPEELLYRAVQSVNVTHDAVHAQMDVKLRSLICVGLNPGWVQIKCELRVLCCFAFSLSQDWELPAKREAQQPLKEGVRDMLVKHHLFSWDVDG
- the SGSM3 gene encoding small G protein signaling modulator 3 isoform X9, producing the protein MSGSHTPACGPFSALTPSIWPQEILAKYTQKEESAEQREFYYDEFGFRVYKEEGDEPGSSLLANSPLMEDAPQRLRWQAHLEFTHNHDVEDLTWDKIAVSLPRSEKLRSLVLAGIPHGMRPQLWMRLSGALQKKRNSELSYREIVKNSSNDETIAAKQIEKDLLRTMPSNACFASMGSIGVPRLRRVLRALAWLYPEIGYCQGTGMVAACLLLFLEEEDAFWMMSAIIEDLLPASYFSTTLLGVQTDQRVLRHLIVQYLPRLDKLLQEHDIELSLITLHWFLTAFASVVDIKLLLRIWDLFFYEGSRVLFQLTLGMLHLKEEELIQSENSASIFNTLSDIPSQIEDAELLLGVAMRLAGSLTDVAVETQRRKHLAYLIADQGQLLGAGTLTNLSQVVRRRTQRRKSTITALLFGEDDLEALKAKNIKQTELVADLREAILRVARHFQCTDPKNCSVELTPDYSMESHQRDHENYVACSRSHRRRAKALLDFERHDDDELGFRKNDIITIVSQKDEHCWVGELNGLRGWFPAKFVEVLDERSKEYSIAGDDSVTEGVTDLVRGTLCPALKALFEHGLKKPSLLGGACHPWLFIEEAAGREVERDFASVYSRLVLCKTFRLDEDGKVLTPEELLYRAVQSVNVTHDAVHAQMDVKLRSLICVGLNPGWVQIKCELRVLCCFAFSLSQDWELPAKRELGLQSCIHVQGSALP
- the SGSM3 gene encoding small G protein signaling modulator 3 isoform X7, with protein sequence MSALQPADLHSSGSHTPACGPFSALTPSIWPQEILAKYTQKEESAEQREFYYDEFGFRVYKEEGDEPGSSLLANSPLMEDAPQRLRWQAHLEFTHNHDVEDLTWDKIAVSLPRSEKLRSLVLAGIPHGMRPQLWMRLSGALQKKRNSELSYREIVKNSSNDETIAAKQIEKDLLRTMPSNACFASMGSIGVPRLRRVLRALAWLYPEIGYCQGTGMVAACLLLFLEEEDAFWMMSAIIEDLLPASYFSTTLLGVQTDQRVLRHLIVQYLPRLDKLLQEHDIELSLITLHWFLTAFASVVDIKLLLRIWDLFFYEGSRVLFQLTLGMLHLKEEELIQSENSASIFNTLSDIPSQIEDAELLLGVAMRLAGSLTDVAVETQRRKHLAYLIADQGQLLGAGTLTNLSQVVRRRTQRRKSTITALLFGEDDLEALKAKNIKQTELVADLREAILRVARHFQCTDPKNCSVELTPDYSMESHQRDHENYVACSRSHRRRAKALLDFERHDDDELGFRKNDIITIVSQKDEHCWVGELNGLRGWFPAKFVEVLDERSKEYSIAGDDSVTEGVTDLVRGTLCPALKALFEHGLKKPSLLGGACHPWLFIEEAAGREVERDFASVYSRLVLCKTFRLDEDGKVLTPEELLYRAVQSVNVTHDAVHAQMDVKLRSLICVGLNPGWVQIKCELRVLCCFAFSLSQDWELPAKRELGLQSCIHVQGSALP
- the SGSM3 gene encoding small G protein signaling modulator 3 isoform X3, which produces MSGSHTPACGPFSALTPSIWPQEILAKYTQKEESAEQREFYYDEFGFRVYKEEGDEPGSSLLANSPLMEDAPQRLRWQAHLEFTHNHDVEDLTWDKIAVSLPRSEKLRSLVLAGIPHGMRPQLWMRLSGALQKKRNSELSYREIVKNSSNDETIAAKQIEKDLLRTMPSNACFASMGSIGVPRLRRVLRALAWLYPEIGYCQGTGMVAACLLLFLEEEDAFWMMSAIIEDLLPASYFSTTLLGVQTDQRVLRHLIVQYLPRLDKLLQEHDIELSLITLHWFLTAFASVVDIKLLLRIWDLFFYEGSRVLFQLTLGMLHLKEEELIQSENSASIFNTLSDIPSQIEDAELLLGVAMRLAGSLTDVAVETQRRKHLAYLIADQGQLLGAGTLTNLSQVVRRRTQRRKSTITALLFGEDDLEALKAKNIKQTELVADLREAILRVARHFQCTDPKNCSVELTPDYSMESHQRDHENYVACSRSHRRRAKALLDFERHDDDELGFRKNDIITIVSQKDEHCWVGELNGLRGWFPAKFVEVLDERSKEYSIAGDDSVTEGVTDLVRGTLCPALKALFEHGLKKPSLLGGACHPWLFIEEAAGREVERDFASVYSRLVLCKTFRLDEDGKVLTPEELLYRAVQSVNVTHDAVHAQMDVKLRSLICVGLNEQVLHLWLEVLCSSLPTVEKWYQPWSFLRSPGWVQIKCELRVLCCFAFSLSQDWELPAKREAQQPLKEGVRDMLVKHHLFSWDVDG